Proteins encoded by one window of Pyrinomonadaceae bacterium:
- the ychF gene encoding redox-regulated ATPase YchF gives MLIKIMLRAGMVGLPNVGKTTLFNAVTAQSSALIANYAFSTSKPNVGVVAVPDERLAPLAKLVKTEVIVPASVEFVDIAGLVRGSSQGEGMGNQFLHAIRETDTMIHVVRCFEDETVVHVEDSINARRDIETIQIELALADLSTVERRRERVQKTVKGGDKTAKAELEVLDKLQPVLEEFKPARSVSLSEEERVIARNFFLLTMKPTIYAANVAEATLHAPDENEHVKAMRKIALDEGSECVVICAQLEADLVDLSPSERVEYLESLGVKSSGVDQLIKSAYRVLGLMSFLTAGEKEARAWTIAQGSRAQDAAGAIHSDIARGFIRAEIVGYEDLMRAGSYPAAKEKGLTRLEGKDYIMQEGDVVNFRFNV, from the coding sequence TTGTTAATCAAGATTATGCTTCGTGCGGGAATGGTCGGACTGCCCAACGTGGGTAAGACAACGCTCTTCAATGCGGTGACGGCCCAGTCGTCTGCCTTGATTGCCAATTATGCTTTTTCCACCAGTAAACCCAACGTCGGCGTAGTCGCCGTGCCCGACGAACGCCTCGCGCCTCTGGCCAAACTGGTGAAGACCGAAGTGATCGTGCCGGCCAGTGTTGAGTTCGTTGATATTGCCGGGCTGGTGCGCGGCTCATCACAGGGCGAAGGCATGGGCAATCAATTCCTTCACGCGATCCGTGAAACGGACACCATGATCCATGTCGTGCGCTGTTTTGAAGACGAAACGGTGGTACACGTTGAGGACTCGATCAATGCCAGGCGCGACATTGAGACAATCCAAATCGAGCTTGCCCTGGCCGATCTCTCCACCGTTGAGCGTCGCCGAGAGCGCGTACAGAAAACGGTTAAGGGCGGTGACAAGACCGCCAAAGCCGAACTTGAGGTCCTCGATAAACTGCAGCCGGTGCTGGAAGAATTTAAGCCGGCCCGAAGCGTCTCTCTCAGCGAGGAAGAACGCGTCATCGCTCGAAATTTTTTCCTGCTGACGATGAAGCCGACGATCTACGCGGCGAATGTGGCCGAGGCAACCCTGCACGCGCCCGACGAGAACGAACATGTAAAGGCCATGCGCAAGATAGCTCTCGATGAAGGATCCGAGTGCGTTGTCATTTGCGCGCAACTCGAAGCTGACCTCGTCGATCTATCGCCTTCAGAACGAGTCGAGTATCTCGAATCGCTTGGCGTCAAAAGCAGCGGGGTCGATCAGCTGATCAAGAGCGCGTATCGCGTGCTGGGTTTGATGTCTTTCCTGACGGCCGGAGAAAAAGAGGCGCGCGCGTGGACGATTGCGCAGGGCTCGCGCGCTCAGGATGCTGCCGGAGCGATTCATTCCGACATCGCGCGCGGCTTTATCCGCGCCGAGATCGTCGGCTACGAGGATCTGATGCGTGCCGGATCTTACCCAGCGGCCAAGGAAAAGGGATTAACCAGGTTGGAAGGGAAAGACTACATCATGCAGGAGGGGGATGTAGTGAATTTCAGGTTCAACGTCTAG
- a CDS encoding nuclear transport factor 2 family protein: MKKLNLTQMALVSALVAMGAVSCTPSENTNTTTTTTVTATPSPTPDTNAIVAEITKLENDFPRIIREKDGAALRRLEADDLMSVYPDGNAGNKEQDVKDIEAGLMTFDSWDLSNMKVNVIDSDTAVATFLITVANGKIKSPDGKATQNISGKYRVIDTFVRRNGQWQLVASGITPLSPAAAAAAAASASPQASPGATASRATKASPAPRVSPTRRPPPPPVSTP; this comes from the coding sequence ATGAAAAAACTTAATTTGACGCAAATGGCGCTGGTTTCGGCGCTGGTCGCCATGGGGGCTGTAAGCTGTACGCCGAGCGAGAATACGAACACGACAACGACCACCACGGTCACCGCCACGCCCTCACCCACGCCCGACACTAATGCGATTGTCGCGGAAATAACGAAGCTTGAGAACGACTTTCCCCGCATAATTCGCGAAAAGGACGGGGCAGCCCTGCGGCGTTTGGAAGCTGACGACTTGATGAGCGTCTATCCAGACGGTAACGCAGGAAACAAGGAACAGGACGTCAAAGACATCGAGGCTGGCCTGATGACTTTCGATTCGTGGGATCTGTCGAATATGAAAGTTAACGTAATCGACAGCGACACTGCAGTCGCAACTTTTCTAATCACCGTCGCTAATGGAAAGATCAAGTCACCGGACGGCAAAGCAACGCAAAATATCAGCGGCAAGTATCGCGTCATTGACACGTTCGTCCGGCGCAACGGCCAGTGGCAACTTGTGGCCTCGGGCATAACTCCTTTGAGTCCTGCCGCAGCGGCCGCCGCCGCCGCGTCAGCTTCACCTCAAGCGTCACCGGGGGCTACCGCCTCGCGGGCAACGAAAGCTTCACCCGCGCCGAGAGTTTCACCGACGCGGAGACCGCCACCGCCACCTGTCAGTACTCCGTAA
- a CDS encoding nuclear transport factor 2 family protein → MKKLLAGVCFLALFAACQPVANENTANVNKTPETKDVAPPSEADMIAKEKAAWDAFKRKDADAFKKALAPEYVEITPNGAGDTAATLAAMKDVEISDLTFADWKMTQIDKDLVLLTYTTTQKGLYKGQAFDGTNRHGAAWINRNGEWLAIYFQETPVPKVPPPPPPASKPTAATASPAASPVKVETSDDVIANEKLVWELFRTKNFDAFQTLLAPEFLEIEPTGVYDRAGSVKAISEMDATQFEQSDWKAVKLGADSALVTYTLTMKGAKPQKDYHATIWAKRDGKWLGFHHQGTPAAPASGASPSPSPSKEDVKKNM, encoded by the coding sequence ATGAAGAAACTGCTCGCGGGCGTGTGCTTTCTCGCGCTGTTTGCCGCTTGCCAACCCGTGGCGAACGAGAACACGGCGAACGTCAACAAGACACCCGAGACAAAGGACGTTGCCCCGCCGTCTGAAGCCGACATGATTGCGAAGGAGAAAGCGGCCTGGGACGCATTCAAGCGGAAAGACGCGGACGCCTTTAAGAAGGCGCTGGCGCCGGAATATGTCGAGATCACTCCAAACGGAGCAGGTGATACAGCCGCGACGCTCGCGGCAATGAAAGACGTGGAAATCTCGGACCTGACTTTTGCCGATTGGAAGATGACGCAGATCGACAAAGATCTGGTGCTCTTGACGTACACGACCACTCAGAAGGGCCTCTACAAGGGCCAGGCTTTTGATGGGACAAATCGTCACGGCGCCGCGTGGATCAATCGCAACGGTGAATGGTTAGCGATCTACTTCCAGGAGACGCCGGTTCCCAAGGTTCCGCCTCCACCTCCACCAGCTTCCAAGCCGACAGCAGCTACAGCATCACCGGCAGCTTCTCCGGTTAAAGTTGAGACCAGCGACGATGTCATCGCCAATGAGAAACTCGTTTGGGAGTTATTCAGGACCAAAAACTTTGACGCATTCCAGACGCTGCTGGCGCCCGAGTTTTTGGAAATTGAACCGACTGGTGTTTACGACAGGGCCGGTAGCGTCAAAGCCATATCGGAGATGGACGCGACGCAATTTGAGCAGAGTGATTGGAAAGCCGTTAAGTTGGGCGCGGACTCGGCGCTGGTGACCTACACCCTGACGATGAAAGGTGCGAAGCCGCAGAAAGACTATCATGCGACCATCTGGGCCAAGCGTGATGGTAAGTGGCTCGGGTTCCATCATCAGGGAACACCGGCCGCCCCGGCGTCTGGCGCTTCGCCTTCGCCTTCACCGTCGAAAGAAGATGTAAAAAAGAATATGTAA
- the amrS gene encoding AmmeMemoRadiSam system radical SAM enzyme, with translation MPLTPAQASLAEVLDELTGEGAPELTEHLDRDALKCYACGHRCLIKEGKRGICKVRFNEAGQLRVPMNYVAALACDPTEKKPFFHCLPGSDTLTFGMLGCDLHCAYCQNWLTSQALRDDSAVSMPNAVTADRLVTMAKAYGASMVGSSYNEPLITAEWAVEVFKKARPEGFRTAFISNGNATPQALDYLRPWTDCYKIDLKSMSDRSYRSLGGVVDNILDTVKMVHDRGFWEEIVTLVIPGFNDSEDELRRAADFIASVSPDIPWHVTAFHQDYHMQENANTTAEQLVRACEVGREAGLRYIYAGNLPGRVGRWENTYCPDCDKLLVERYGYLIRQMNVTPNGQCPSCAAIIPGIWA, from the coding sequence ATGCCACTCACACCTGCACAAGCTTCGCTTGCCGAAGTTTTAGATGAGCTAACCGGCGAAGGCGCGCCTGAGTTGACGGAGCATCTCGATCGGGATGCGCTGAAGTGCTACGCGTGCGGCCATCGCTGTTTGATCAAGGAAGGTAAGCGCGGCATCTGTAAAGTTCGCTTCAACGAAGCCGGTCAGCTGCGGGTGCCGATGAATTATGTTGCTGCCCTCGCCTGCGATCCGACAGAAAAGAAGCCTTTCTTTCATTGCTTGCCTGGCTCTGACACGCTCACCTTCGGAATGCTGGGGTGCGATCTGCACTGCGCCTATTGTCAGAACTGGCTGACGTCGCAGGCGCTTCGTGATGATTCAGCCGTGTCGATGCCGAATGCGGTTACCGCGGATCGGTTGGTGACAATGGCAAAAGCCTATGGCGCGTCAATGGTCGGATCGAGTTACAACGAGCCGCTAATCACGGCCGAATGGGCGGTCGAGGTTTTCAAGAAAGCCCGGCCCGAAGGGTTCCGCACCGCATTCATTTCAAACGGCAATGCGACCCCGCAGGCGCTTGATTACCTCCGGCCCTGGACTGACTGTTACAAGATTGATCTTAAGTCGATGAGCGATCGGAGCTACCGTAGTCTCGGTGGCGTCGTGGACAACATTCTCGATACCGTGAAAATGGTGCACGACCGGGGATTCTGGGAAGAGATCGTGACGCTGGTCATTCCCGGATTCAATGATTCCGAAGATGAGCTGCGGCGCGCGGCGGATTTCATCGCGTCGGTTTCGCCGGATATTCCATGGCATGTGACGGCCTTTCATCAGGACTATCACATGCAAGAGAATGCGAACACGACGGCGGAACAATTGGTGCGCGCGTGTGAGGTTGGCCGTGAGGCCGGCCTGCGTTACATCTACGCCGGCAATCTGCCCGGCAGAGTCGGACGGTGGGAAAATACCTACTGCCCCGATTGCGACAAGCTTTTAGTAGAACGGTACGGCTACTTGATTCGCCAGATGAACGTCACGCCAAACGGGCAATGCCCTTCCTGTGCAGCAATAATTCCTGGCATCTGGGCTTGA
- a CDS encoding DUF433 domain-containing protein, whose protein sequence is MSLVIEEKEVDHLPINVDPEIMSGTPVFEGTRVPVDALLNNLEAGVSLDEFLKNFPTVTREQAVAVLRFSHDTLRKLGLSS, encoded by the coding sequence ATGAGCCTGGTAATTGAAGAAAAAGAAGTAGATCATTTGCCGATCAACGTGGACCCGGAGATCATGAGCGGAACTCCCGTTTTTGAAGGAACTCGTGTACCCGTCGATGCTCTGCTGAACAATCTCGAGGCAGGCGTCTCGCTCGACGAATTCCTGAAGAACTTCCCAACGGTAACCCGTGAACAAGCTGTGGCAGTACTTCGATTTTCGCACGACACTCTGCGTAAGCTGGGACTCTCCTCGTGA
- a CDS encoding DUF5615 family PIN-like protein, whose protein sequence is MRILLDESVPDIIQTRLTNFPISTVSQMNWRGVKNGAVLDLMAQQFSILITTDKNLPFQQNLKKRQVSVIILPSNDLPSVIELVPRIEEAVQIVSPGEFIQLEN, encoded by the coding sequence GTGAGAATTCTGCTGGATGAAAGCGTTCCGGACATTATCCAGACCCGCCTCACAAATTTCCCAATTTCCACCGTCAGCCAAATGAATTGGCGCGGTGTTAAGAATGGTGCTGTGCTTGATTTGATGGCTCAGCAGTTCTCAATTCTGATCACCACCGACAAGAATCTCCCGTTCCAACAGAACCTAAAGAAGCGGCAAGTGTCAGTAATTATCCTTCCATCCAACGACCTGCCATCAGTGATTGAGTTGGTGCCGCGTATCGAAGAGGCTGTCCAAATAGTGTCACCGGGTGAGTTCATACAACTTGAAAACTGA
- a CDS encoding MBL fold metallo-hydrolase: MIIEQITVTAFQQHTRVLGCEKTRRAICIDPGDDSDAIVEAIDRHGFELQAIACTHAHLDHIGGVAGLKKRKPNAKVIIHAADEFIYDALPQQPAWIGIPESQYAAYGFDFEQPPHVDEYFSDGQIYEVGELSFQIIHCPGHTPGHVVLFEANEQKVFVGDCLFAGSIGRTDLPGGSSEQLMDSLFNKILPLGDDVEVHSGHGPVTTIGAERRTNPFLTGVYSIGSSGRM; the protein is encoded by the coding sequence ATGATTATCGAACAAATTACCGTCACCGCTTTCCAACAACACACGCGCGTTCTCGGTTGCGAGAAAACCAGGCGCGCAATCTGCATCGATCCGGGTGACGACTCAGACGCGATTGTCGAAGCGATCGACAGACACGGCTTTGAGCTGCAGGCGATCGCCTGCACGCACGCCCATCTTGATCACATCGGCGGCGTGGCCGGGCTGAAGAAAAGAAAGCCAAACGCGAAGGTAATCATTCACGCGGCGGATGAGTTCATCTACGATGCACTGCCGCAGCAACCGGCCTGGATCGGCATTCCGGAATCACAGTACGCTGCGTACGGATTTGATTTCGAACAACCGCCGCACGTTGATGAATACTTTAGCGATGGCCAGATTTATGAAGTTGGCGAGCTGAGTTTCCAGATCATTCATTGTCCCGGCCATACCCCGGGGCACGTTGTTCTATTTGAGGCGAACGAGCAAAAGGTCTTTGTCGGCGACTGTTTGTTTGCGGGCTCAATCGGCAGAACAGATTTGCCCGGCGGCTCGAGCGAGCAACTGATGGATTCGCTCTTCAACAAAATCCTGCCGCTCGGCGACGACGTCGAAGTTCATTCGGGTCACGGGCCGGTGACGACGATCGGAGCAGAACGACGGACCAATCCGTTTCTCACCGGTGTCTACTCGATTGGAAGCAGTGGCCGGATGTAG
- a CDS encoding group 1 truncated hemoglobin, with protein MTKRIALTLCLLVALATVAGAQALQTSTPASVAATHGAQEKKSLYARVGGYDALALVVDDFIKRLATDPKFAKFFSGFSVDSQKRLRQHILDQFCKAAGGPCEYIGRDMKTTHTGLGITEAEWDAAAKHLVAAMDKYKVPQAEKDELMAFVGTQKKDIVEKP; from the coding sequence ATGACGAAGAGAATTGCCCTAACGTTATGTTTGTTAGTTGCCCTGGCGACAGTCGCCGGCGCGCAGGCGCTCCAAACATCGACCCCTGCGTCAGTGGCTGCTACCCATGGTGCACAGGAAAAGAAGTCTTTGTACGCGCGAGTTGGTGGCTATGACGCGCTGGCGCTGGTAGTCGACGATTTCATTAAGCGTTTGGCCACCGATCCTAAATTTGCGAAGTTCTTTTCCGGTTTCAGCGTCGATTCGCAAAAGCGTCTGCGTCAGCACATCCTGGATCAGTTTTGTAAGGCAGCCGGTGGCCCATGCGAGTACATTGGCCGCGACATGAAGACCACCCATACTGGCTTGGGAATTACGGAAGCCGAGTGGGACGCGGCTGCTAAACACCTGGTCGCCGCGATGGACAAGTACAAAGTTCCGCAGGCGGAAAAGGACGAGTTGATGGCGTTTGTGGGGACGCAGAAGAAGGACATTGTCGAGAAGCCGTAG
- a CDS encoding fasciclin domain-containing protein, with amino-acid sequence MKRLYAILFAVAGIALVSANASAQMMKENPMVGGAAMYPSKTIVANAVNSADHTTLVAAVKAAGLVDTLNSAGPFTVFAPTNAAFDQLPAGTVDTLLKPENKSMLTKVLTYHVLAGKYDSKALAKLIKKGGGKASLKTVSGGTLWAMMDGDNIVLRDAKGGTSTVTTANVYQSNGVIHVVNAVLLTN; translated from the coding sequence ATGAAAAGGCTTTACGCCATTCTGTTTGCAGTTGCGGGAATTGCGCTGGTGAGCGCAAACGCTTCCGCGCAGATGATGAAAGAGAACCCAATGGTGGGCGGTGCGGCAATGTATCCGAGCAAGACAATCGTTGCCAACGCCGTAAATTCCGCAGATCATACCACCCTGGTCGCCGCCGTGAAGGCCGCGGGACTGGTCGATACGCTTAATAGCGCGGGACCATTCACGGTCTTTGCGCCAACCAACGCAGCTTTTGATCAGCTACCCGCCGGAACAGTGGACACGCTGCTCAAGCCTGAGAACAAGTCGATGCTGACCAAAGTTCTGACGTACCACGTGCTGGCCGGCAAGTACGATTCGAAAGCTTTGGCAAAGCTCATCAAGAAGGGTGGCGGCAAGGCGTCGTTAAAAACTGTGAGCGGTGGCACTCTCTGGGCGATGATGGATGGTGATAACATCGTCCTGCGTGATGCAAAAGGCGGCACATCGACCGTCACCACCGCGAACGTCTATCAGTCCAACGGGGTGATACACGTGGTCAACGCAGTGCTGCTGACGAATTAA
- a CDS encoding anti-sigma factor — protein sequence MAHQEYEELLTVYALDALDAPDRRQLEEHLEACSECRAELAEMRDAAGLLAHATTGAEPRAQVRERILNQVRSEGRSRQSSNEPSASVVEFRPRVPSSPWPNLLRLAAVIAFVALLIGVGVLWRRDTQSRQEVARLAQQLNQQNSDLSREREALARQREALEFLRSPGMKTMDLAGTPTAQAARATFIYDQKTGRGMLLTEGLPMAPAGMAYEVWFIPKGQSPMPGKTFTVDAAGKAMMMDQMPAEAMENAVVAITLEPEKGSASPTGPIYLASPAS from the coding sequence ATGGCACATCAGGAATACGAAGAGTTGCTGACCGTGTATGCGCTGGATGCGTTGGACGCTCCGGACCGGCGCCAGCTCGAAGAACACCTCGAGGCTTGTTCCGAATGTCGCGCCGAGTTGGCGGAGATGCGCGACGCGGCGGGTTTGCTGGCGCACGCGACGACGGGCGCCGAGCCGCGGGCTCAAGTTCGTGAGCGTATTCTGAACCAAGTGCGCAGCGAGGGCCGCAGTCGCCAGTCTTCCAATGAACCTTCCGCATCGGTAGTAGAGTTTAGACCACGCGTACCGTCGAGTCCCTGGCCAAATCTTTTAAGGCTGGCGGCGGTGATTGCTTTCGTGGCTTTGCTGATCGGCGTTGGCGTGCTCTGGCGGCGCGATACTCAATCGCGGCAGGAAGTCGCGCGGCTTGCGCAGCAACTCAATCAGCAGAACAGTGACCTTAGTCGTGAACGCGAAGCACTTGCGCGTCAGCGGGAAGCGCTCGAGTTCCTTCGTTCCCCCGGCATGAAGACGATGGATTTGGCGGGAACGCCAACCGCACAAGCCGCGCGCGCAACTTTTATTTACGATCAGAAAACTGGCCGCGGCATGCTTCTGACTGAGGGACTGCCGATGGCCCCGGCGGGGATGGCCTATGAAGTTTGGTTCATTCCCAAAGGTCAGTCACCAATGCCCGGCAAGACTTTCACCGTCGATGCCGCGGGCAAGGCGATGATGATGGATCAAATGCCCGCAGAAGCAATGGAGAATGCGGTCGTAGCAATCACCCTCGAGCCCGAGAAGGGATCAGCCAGTCCCACCGGCCCAATTTATCTCGCCAGCCCCGCTTCATAA
- a CDS encoding sigma-70 family RNA polymerase sigma factor, producing MHAQPSEISDNELLGAISRGDEQALAVIYDRYRLILFGLILRIVHDRQEAEDVLQETFLQVWRRAADFDAGRGRVFTWLVTIARSRALDRLRALSSRARTAEEVIAHSAHDQAGDAAEEAVKSEQGKIVRQALSELPEEQKRTLFLAYFEGLTQSEIAARLGDPLGTVKTRMRAGLMKLREVLRQDSRGL from the coding sequence TTGCACGCCCAGCCATCAGAGATTTCCGACAACGAACTGCTCGGCGCAATCTCACGCGGCGATGAACAAGCGTTGGCGGTGATTTATGATCGTTACAGGCTAATCCTCTTTGGCCTAATCCTACGTATAGTACATGACCGCCAAGAGGCGGAGGACGTGCTTCAAGAGACGTTTTTGCAGGTTTGGCGGCGGGCTGCGGACTTTGACGCCGGGCGCGGACGGGTCTTTACCTGGCTGGTGACCATCGCGCGCAGTCGCGCCCTGGATCGTCTGCGTGCTCTGAGTAGCCGGGCCCGAACAGCTGAAGAAGTCATAGCGCATTCGGCACATGACCAGGCTGGTGACGCTGCCGAAGAAGCAGTCAAATCAGAGCAAGGGAAGATTGTGCGGCAAGCTCTGTCGGAATTACCTGAAGAGCAAAAACGAACGCTTTTTCTGGCTTACTTTGAGGGTCTCACTCAAAGTGAAATTGCCGCCCGGCTCGGCGATCCTTTGGGCACCGTAAAGACCCGGATGCGGGCCGGACTAATGAAATTACGGGAAGTTCTGCGGCAGGATTCGCGCGGACTTTAA
- a CDS encoding VWA domain-containing protein encodes MRKLFHCIFVVVIASTLLFPAVQPAHAQTYEKELNIGAKSTLTITNRNGRVSVIASDDEDLKPLLQATSPGAPIEPRDVSVSGGEITVRERPAKDRIDLTVRVPARTRVKIESESGMVDVIGNLALAEVITNTGTIHADVPLDDVRFKFLWQASRPRFLSDVELPKVKEGRAGSYSISGKLGAGAKKSKDKKKELPTAEADGDSTQPPDDSEDGNGKKPDDEKKAAKEKLVQLNLTTQRGVILLNVDPSMAPNDLRERPLTEAARAIVRSGDGPLIDAIRKVSPRLFGDYASTLPPPREEPALVTMRPPGDVATRVAPQLVRVTASVTDRNGRAIAGLRTSDFTITEGGAERKVVDVTPATEPFNLILLLDVSGSVEERIDFIRKAARDFLHTASPQDRIAIIGFRDDIQIISDFTTDRSLLSKKLDDFDAGGATSLYDALGYSLVHTLKPLRGERTAIVILSDGDDNRSFVPFPAILEATIESGALIYPLYVPSGLIPEGSVPKPTITVDPMRTRYLTITTRAAEEGQKLADVSGGVFYSIKRLEELQKAYDDVVAQLRTAYTITYSSEASATNRRLRVRTNREGASVRLSPAISAPKQ; translated from the coding sequence TTGCGAAAGCTTTTCCACTGCATCTTTGTAGTCGTTATCGCCTCGACGCTGCTGTTTCCTGCGGTTCAGCCGGCCCACGCCCAGACCTACGAGAAGGAACTCAACATTGGCGCCAAATCGACGCTGACAATCACGAACCGCAACGGCCGCGTTTCCGTCATCGCTTCAGACGACGAAGACCTGAAGCCTCTGCTGCAAGCAACCTCGCCTGGCGCCCCAATCGAGCCTCGCGACGTCAGTGTCTCAGGCGGCGAAATTACAGTGCGCGAACGGCCGGCGAAGGATCGCATCGACCTGACGGTGCGCGTCCCGGCGCGCACTCGCGTGAAAATCGAAAGCGAAAGCGGAATGGTGGACGTCATCGGCAATCTTGCCCTGGCCGAAGTGATCACGAACACCGGCACAATTCACGCTGACGTGCCGCTCGATGACGTGAGGTTTAAGTTCCTGTGGCAGGCAAGCCGGCCGCGTTTTCTGAGCGACGTCGAACTACCGAAAGTTAAAGAAGGTCGGGCGGGATCGTATTCGATCTCCGGCAAACTCGGAGCGGGTGCGAAGAAAAGCAAAGACAAAAAGAAAGAACTCCCCACGGCGGAAGCTGACGGCGATAGCACGCAACCCCCGGACGATTCGGAGGACGGGAACGGAAAAAAACCGGACGACGAAAAGAAGGCTGCGAAGGAAAAGCTCGTGCAGCTAAACCTGACGACGCAGCGCGGCGTGATCCTGCTCAACGTCGATCCGAGCATGGCACCCAACGATCTGCGCGAGCGTCCCTTAACCGAAGCCGCGCGAGCCATCGTGCGCAGCGGTGACGGCCCTTTGATCGACGCCATTCGCAAAGTCAGCCCGCGCCTGTTCGGCGATTACGCCAGCACGTTACCGCCGCCGCGCGAAGAACCAGCGCTGGTCACCATGCGTCCGCCCGGCGACGTCGCGACCCGCGTAGCGCCGCAACTCGTGCGGGTAACTGCAAGCGTCACGGATCGGAACGGACGCGCGATCGCCGGCCTGCGCACAAGTGACTTTACGATTACGGAAGGCGGTGCGGAACGAAAAGTCGTCGACGTCACGCCGGCGACTGAGCCCTTCAACCTGATCCTTCTGCTGGATGTTTCCGGCAGCGTCGAAGAACGGATCGATTTCATTCGCAAAGCCGCGCGCGACTTTCTGCACACCGCCAGTCCCCAGGATCGGATCGCGATCATCGGCTTCCGCGACGATATCCAGATAATTTCGGATTTCACGACGGACCGGAGCCTGCTGTCGAAGAAGCTCGACGATTTCGATGCCGGCGGGGCAACCTCGCTTTACGACGCGCTTGGGTATTCGCTGGTTCACACGCTGAAACCTCTGCGCGGCGAGCGTACCGCGATCGTCATTCTCTCCGACGGCGATGACAACAGATCTTTCGTGCCCTTCCCTGCGATCCTCGAAGCGACGATTGAATCGGGCGCGCTGATCTATCCGCTCTACGTGCCGTCGGGTCTGATCCCGGAAGGGAGCGTGCCGAAACCGACCATCACCGTCGATCCGATGCGAACGCGTTATTTAACGATTACCACGCGCGCCGCGGAGGAAGGACAGAAGCTCGCGGACGTTTCGGGCGGTGTGTTCTACTCGATCAAGCGTCTCGAAGAATTGCAGAAAGCGTATGACGACGTGGTTGCCCAGCTGCGCACAGCCTACACGATCACATATTCGTCGGAAGCGAGCGCGACTAACCGGCGTTTACGTGTGCGGACGAACCGCGAAGGCGCATCGGTGAGATTGAGTCCGGCTATTTCAGCGCCAAAGCAATAA
- a CDS encoding DUF962 domain-containing protein gives MKRFQSFSEFWPYYLNEHSKPVTRVLHAVGSFAGIALLILFIVIGKWWLFPLAFVPGYGFAWIGHFFVEKNRPATFTYPLWSFMGDWKMLALMLTGRLK, from the coding sequence GTGAAAAGATTTCAATCGTTCTCGGAATTCTGGCCATACTACCTCAACGAGCACAGCAAACCGGTGACGCGCGTGCTGCATGCCGTTGGGTCGTTCGCCGGCATCGCCCTGCTGATTCTGTTCATTGTGATTGGCAAGTGGTGGCTGTTTCCGTTGGCGTTCGTACCGGGCTATGGTTTCGCCTGGATCGGACACTTCTTTGTTGAAAAGAACCGGCCCGCGACCTTCACGTATCCGCTTTGGTCGTTCATGGGTGATTGGAAAATGCTGGCGTTGATGCTCACCGGGAGATTGAAATAA
- the nth gene encoding endonuclease III, which translates to MRESKSQRQARTQEIIKLLKRAHPDAKCALNHSNAFELLIATILSAQCTDERVNIVTADLFRKYRKPEDYLKVRDTELQQDIRTTGFFRNKTKSIQGACKVLIEEFGGEVPRTMEELLRVPGAARKTSNVVLGVAYGIAEGVVVDTHVSRLSQRLKLTRQNDPVKIEKDLMELVPKKDWIIFSHLLIFHGRRVCKARRPLCEECVVERLCPSSMLKTGKLPAV; encoded by the coding sequence ATGCGAGAATCCAAATCCCAACGCCAGGCTCGCACGCAGGAAATCATCAAACTTTTAAAACGCGCGCATCCTGACGCGAAGTGCGCGCTCAATCACTCGAACGCATTCGAACTTTTGATCGCGACGATTCTTTCCGCCCAGTGCACCGACGAACGCGTCAACATTGTTACCGCCGACCTGTTTCGCAAGTACCGAAAGCCGGAAGACTATCTGAAAGTCCGCGACACTGAGCTGCAACAGGACATCAGGACCACGGGGTTCTTTCGGAACAAGACCAAGTCCATTCAGGGCGCGTGCAAAGTGCTGATCGAAGAGTTCGGCGGCGAAGTGCCGCGAACTATGGAAGAGTTGTTACGCGTTCCGGGGGCGGCGCGTAAAACCTCGAACGTAGTCCTGGGCGTCGCTTACGGGATCGCGGAAGGAGTCGTAGTTGATACGCACGTGAGCCGGCTATCGCAACGGCTAAAACTCACTCGTCAAAACGATCCGGTCAAGATCGAAAAGGACCTGATGGAGCTGGTGCCGAAGAAGGATTGGATTATCTTTTCGCACCTGCTGATTTTTCACGGACGCAGAGTTTGCAAGGCACGGCGGCCGCTGTGTGAAGAGTGTGTCGTGGAAAGGCTTTGTCCGTCATCGATGCTAAAGACTGGAAAATTACCCGCTGTTTAG